ACGTACATACGATACGAAAAAGATGCAATCGGATACGTAATTCCTGGTCGTCTATTGAATTTTAGTGTattaaaatttatatagaaatggtcaagtaaggttcagtgctacgtgtttctagtaatcaaataacatgaagcaaATATTTTCATCAGCTGATTTGATAGAAATTAATTTGCCTCTCTAAATCACCATATCACTACCAGACGTCAGAACTgttcattagagtgccaatgaatgaatgggaaaaatcgaatttcgaaaaattaccatgtaaaaaatgttcaccaccacgaaaacacaccctatgcaaaatttcagttcaatctgactcaagggagagtggcgcaaagcggtgaaagtttgagttttttgaaaatcaaaaaatcacccaagggggggagtaaagaaaatcggggttctcgaaaaaaaaatttgatgcctccttgggcgatttttcgattttcaaaaaactcaaactttgaccgcttgcACCACTCTCCTTTAACTCCGATTAAGCTGACATTttacatagggtgttttttcgaagtAGTGAACCCTTTTTAtggtgtaattttttgaaattcgagatgaccattttcgcggATCGCAACATCGCGGATCTTGATATGTCAAAACCGATGTTTGTTACATCGAATTGAGACTTAATCAGTGGTGATAAATAATATCGAGGCTTccgcattttatacgattttagatgTACACAATATATCCTTTAATCGACATGATATATGTTTTTGAttcgatattattttatatgcgACATAAAATATGCcaagttatgcgatttaatgtttgcttggTATGTTTGTATATTTTGATATGTTTTGACACGCAActgaaattaattaaattaatcattaatcttcaacagtccgaaaaaaacaaaagtcAGGCGTTGTCTCGTCATTAAAGCATTCTTCTGACAACAGTCCAATCTAACTATAagatattctccaactgatgttTCTTCTAtgaaattttcacaattttgCGCTAACATCGTTTAATGATATGCggtttatacatgaaaacgtaaAAAACGTGTTTGTAATGAGTTGAAATGTTGTCACTTTATGCTGGAACGGATCATTTactttttgtgacgtgacaccTTCTTGAGACAGTTGACCTTCTccatttgtggaccgatcttaaccaaattttgtggtttgTTGATCCTCATTTTTTGCTAAGAGAAACTCAAgtgtaaaaatgtttgaatttaagTTTATGTGATAAACTGAAaaagctctatttttgtgacgtgacaatcttttgaaaatatctgtttttcaaatgcttgtttctcataaactaCAAAATGAAATCCAGGTCAACCCACTGATCTTCGAACAAGTATTTAATTATCCGTTCATAGACATTGAGGTTtggttaaggggggacccctgtctggaaggacAAAAAAAAGAATGCTCGTGATTGTTTCGTATAttaggaaaaaagtgaaatgttcgggtattttggttggtgttcaaggtatatttgaagatgtattttccattttttgagtgcatgaataataattattacgctgttgacagctggataagTAGATActatctgaaaatcggtaccttgctgctggtggtatcgattctGAAGCAATCGCAGAACGAATCccttgaatattttgaaacgtcaggacaatatctaaagcgttacataggggttttttaaaaattcgaggaattgccaaaatggcggtcATTTATGTTGAAAATGAGTTACTTTTCAtggaaaatcgctgtttagaaggtaataaaaaatcgaaaaaatgagatatcaaaaacaaTTCATTCATCAACATCGATTtgttcgaccttccagaccggggtccccccttaagtaAGTGCAgggatatctcaagaaacattaaaatagtgaaaatttaaaatatttcagatatgatcatgcagttttttctgAAAAGTTAAATacgtttcaaaaaattcagattATAACTGGTGCTTAATTCAGATAGCGTTCTTCGGTatataacctcatggaatgggtcattaGCTTGATTGATCCGTTGGAGGAGTAAGATTTTTTCTTGCTGATTAACTACCAGTTCGGTGAACCAAAGAATTGCGTCCTTGAAATCCCGGTTAGACACTTGACTTGATTTAGACCGTTTGAAcaacattttttgttcaaatgttttgtttttgtttttgttttaattaaaaACATTCAATGAGAGCTGGCCCTCTAAGCAGACCTACCACGATGTTGTATGAGTTTCTGCAGGCCCTGCAAGGCATCCGAAAAGAGATAAAGCACATTCGTGGTAGCCAAGTACAAAATATAGACTCAAACGGATTAGAAACACGGACCAAGGAAATGCAGATCTCCCAACTTTTTGAAGAGtatcaaaaatattgaaagcaCTCATTTTTGGCTCTACAAGGCGTACATGGCTGGCCATGATCGTCTCATTCGCTTACCCAGTAGATATGATCTGAAAAGAAGCCCAGTAAGTTTTCAAGCGCTCCAGCGTTGTTTCCGACTGTTTGATCCGATGTGGAGTTGTCTTCCTTGTTTGCACACACCCAAAGGTTGGGTATTCTTCCCAGTGACTTTTAGTATCTCAGCCAACATTAAAAGAGAGATTTGAAAATAGATTTTCCTTCAAGAACGAACTCCGCTGAATAGCTTGAGCCTGAGCTAGGGTAGACTGTACTCTTTCTAGTTGCTCTGCTGAACCAGTGAAATTGCACGAATAACACaatgaatgacgcttgggagttgCAAATctttctcattgtgcaagtttcggtgatctGAACTTTAGATAGGTTATATCAGTGTTGACTCTGGTCATTCTCCAAATGTAACTAGAATTTGGACAGTCACTCACAGCTTTTTGCCCTGTTACGCTGTCTGCAGTGAAAACTCAAACGATATAGAATTGGTtcacgtttctttgtttttaagaggctttaaactttgcagttcattcgcctccaaaaaatTGGTTCACGATGCAGACTATAATAAAAATACTTCCATCCTTTCATAAAAGCGTAGATGATTCTATTTGCTCGCGAATCAACAGAAGAAACTATCAACTTGTGACAAACGTGTTTCCAATCGAACGGAAAGGCTTGAATGAGTAGTTGATATTCCGACCGGTTAGTAACGCCATGTACAGTCTTTGAAATTGAACCTGTACGATTTGAGTAGTTTTGAGTACATACAGCATAAGACCTTCCTTATTATTTACGGTAAAACAAAACATCAGTTCAATCGCTTTAAAGTTATCAATCCGCTCTGGACACATGAACTGTTAAAAGGTAGTGTTGTATATTCCAGGTTTCAATCCTGTTGTCTTCGAATTTGTACACTTTTTACCTCAAATTGTCGGGTGGAATCAGCGTCTTTGTGATCACAGCGCATTTAGTTTGCCGGCTCTTTCGAATTCCACCCGTGTTTATACACGATTACGTCTACCTTTCACGTTTCAACGTTTCAAGTTCAGGTGTAATTGGATTGGTTCACTCTTGCTTTCGAATCTGTCTTTCCACACGACAAGTTAAAGCAACTGTCGTTATCGTTAGTTGTTGTGCAGCGTTCAAAAATACTGATATACATATCTATCGGATCCAACACAATGGCTTTACGCGCTCACTTGATAGCGTTGAATTGGATGTTTTATCACCGTGTTCAGTAATCGATTGATAATACCCCGGCGGGTTGATCGAATTCACCGAAAAACGGTTTAACAAAAATCAGTACCAAATCTGCTGGTTTCGGTGGCAATGAAATCATCCGTTATATTGTACGGCTTATTTGCTGTGGCTTTTGTGGGGGTCGTTTCCACTGGAATCTACTTTGCCGTGGTCAGTACCGGGAATGAACAGTCTTCGGTTGAAGAATTAAATCGGTGAGCCCTGTTTCAATGATGTTTAATTTCATTTCCTCGAATACCGCAAATGATCTTATTTCCATTGATTAAATTCCGctcatattaatttatttttttttcttcctccaACAGCGGCCCAGTGTGGGGCTATCGATGTGTGAACAGTCGCTGCGAGAAAGTTGCTCTGAGTGATAACGATGCGGTTACGAAGGCCGTCAGCATGCAGGTCTGTCGGCTGTACTGTGCCGATACGTTCGGTACGCTTTGGCCGAAACCCACCAGGAACTATCGACTGGGTCAGAGTTTGATCCACATCGACCCATACGCTATCGAGTTCCAGTGGGGTAAACAGTACGAGACGTTAAGCAGACACTGGGATATTAGTGCGGAGCGTTTCCGAAATCAACTTAAAAACAGAGCGACCGGAGAGGAGGTCAAGTCCGGTGGGAAGCGCATGGAAGTTAAGGTTGCGATTGACGGTGACTCGCTTGTGTTGAACCATGAGACCGATGAAAGTTACAAACTATCGATAAGCAGTGCAAATGGAGGAAACGTGGTGGTGAAGATAGAAGCCCCAACATATTTTGGAGCCCGAAATGGATTGGAAACGTTGGCACAGTTAATTGTTTTCGATGATCTGAGAAGCGAATTGCAAGTGGTGGCTGATGTTGAAATCAGTGATGCTCCCGCCTATCCCCATCGTGGAATATCTTTGGACACCTCCAGAAACTATATCGATGTGGCCACAATCAAAAAAACCATCGACGCTTTGGCCATGGTCAAAATGAATGTATTCCACTGGCACATAACCGATTCGCAGAGTTTCCCGATGGTTATCAAATCCCATCCAACCTTGCACACATATGGCGCTTACTCTCATAAACAGATTTATACCGCAGATGACGTGAAGGACATTGTGCAGTATGCGTTGGCGCGGGGAGTGCGTGTTATTCCCGAGTTGGACGCCCCAGCTCACGTTGGTGAGGGATGGGAAAGGACTAACTTGACCAGCTGCTTCAATTATCAACCGTGGGAGAAATACTGTGTGGAGCCTCCTTGTGGTCAACTCAACCCTATCAAAGATGAATTGTACAATGTTTTGGAAGACATTTAccgagaaatgaacgaaatgtTCACTCATACCGATATGTTCCACATGGGCGGCGATGAAGTGTCCATGAGCTGTTGGAACACCAGTGCCGAAATCCAGCAGTGGATGAAAGCGAAGGGTTGGGGTCTCGAGGAGTCGGATTTCATGAAACTGTGGGATTATTTCCAAACTAACGCTCTCGAGCGATTGGATAAATCGTTGAAAGATAAACGCCCAATCATCATGTGGACCAGTCATCTAACCGAAGAACCTTACGTCGACATGTATCTGAACAAGGAGCGTTATATTGTGCAAGTCTGGACCACTGGAGACGATCCCAAGATTGGCAAACTGCTCGAGAAGGGTTTTCGGCTCATCATTTCGAACTATGATGCTCTCTATATGGATTGCGGATTCGCTGGTTGGGTCACCGGTGGCAATAACTGGTGCTCTCCTTACATCGGCTGGCAGAAGATCTATGACAATGACCTTAAGGCGATGGGTGGTCAACATTCGCACCTGATACTTGGCGCCGAAGCTGCCCTTTGGACGGAACAAGCGGACAGCCTGACAACCGATGCACGTTTCTGGCCCAGGGTAAGCGCCTTAGCCGAACGACTTTGGACAGATCCCCGCGAAGGGTGGCAAACTGCCGACTCGCGGATGCTTATCCATCGGGAGCGGTTGGTGGAGAATGGCATGGCTGCAGAAAGTCTACAGCCCCAATGGTGCTTGCAGAACGAAGGGAACTGTCCGATAGGGCAGGGGAAATTCTGAGGGTTTTTTAAATTGTCGATCGGGGTTTTAACAAAACGGAGATATCAAACAGATGGGAGAAAAAGACCAGAAGtgaatattgtttttcaaaattaaacaaagatacagtaaatggttaaaaaagACTTTGAAAACATCCCGAAATAAACTGGTTTGAACATATTTCACAAATTGTATGTTTTCATTATCTGAAAGATCATCTGAGTTCAGTGATTAAATTAA
The Toxorhynchites rutilus septentrionalis strain SRP chromosome 2, ASM2978413v1, whole genome shotgun sequence genome window above contains:
- the LOC129767852 gene encoding chitooligosaccharidolytic beta-N-acetylglucosaminidase isoform X1 translates to MKSSVILYGLFAVAFVGVVSTGIYFAVVSTGNEQSSVEELNRGPVWGYRCVNSRCEKVALSDNDAVTKAVSMQVCRLYCADTFGTLWPKPTRNYRLGQSLIHIDPYAIEFQWGKQYETLSRHWDISAERFRNQLKNRATGEEVKSGGKRMEVKVAIDGDSLVLNHETDESYKLSISSANGGNVVVKIEAPTYFGARNGLETLAQLIVFDDLRSELQVVADVEISDAPAYPHRGISLDTSRNYIDVATIKKTIDALAMVKMNVFHWHITDSQSFPMVIKSHPTLHTYGAYSHKQIYTADDVKDIVQYALARGVRVIPELDAPAHVGEGWERTNLTSCFNYQPWEKYCVEPPCGQLNPIKDELYNVLEDIYREMNEMFTHTDMFHMGGDEVSMSCWNTSAEIQQWMKAKGWGLEESDFMKLWDYFQTNALERLDKSLKDKRPIIMWTSHLTEEPYVDMYLNKERYIVQVWTTGDDPKIGKLLEKGFRLIISNYDALYMDCGFAGWVTGGNNWCSPYIGWQKIYDNDLKAMGGQHSHLILGAEAALWTEQADSLTTDARFWPRVSALAERLWTDPREGWQTADSRMLIHRERLVENGMAAESLQPQWCLQNEGNCPIGQGKF
- the LOC129767852 gene encoding chitooligosaccharidolytic beta-N-acetylglucosaminidase isoform X2, which codes for MKNMQGNIWFLIGLIALQWTPTQQLEGGPVWGYRCVNSRCEKVALSDNDAVTKAVSMQVCRLYCADTFGTLWPKPTRNYRLGQSLIHIDPYAIEFQWGKQYETLSRHWDISAERFRNQLKNRATGEEVKSGGKRMEVKVAIDGDSLVLNHETDESYKLSISSANGGNVVVKIEAPTYFGARNGLETLAQLIVFDDLRSELQVVADVEISDAPAYPHRGISLDTSRNYIDVATIKKTIDALAMVKMNVFHWHITDSQSFPMVIKSHPTLHTYGAYSHKQIYTADDVKDIVQYALARGVRVIPELDAPAHVGEGWERTNLTSCFNYQPWEKYCVEPPCGQLNPIKDELYNVLEDIYREMNEMFTHTDMFHMGGDEVSMSCWNTSAEIQQWMKAKGWGLEESDFMKLWDYFQTNALERLDKSLKDKRPIIMWTSHLTEEPYVDMYLNKERYIVQVWTTGDDPKIGKLLEKGFRLIISNYDALYMDCGFAGWVTGGNNWCSPYIGWQKIYDNDLKAMGGQHSHLILGAEAALWTEQADSLTTDARFWPRVSALAERLWTDPREGWQTADSRMLIHRERLVENGMAAESLQPQWCLQNEGNCPIGQGKF